The region CACAATCATGCTCGTCTATTGATATTACCGAAAATAAAACTAATAAGTCAATTGTCAAGACAGTAGATTTGTTAGGAAGAGATTTTGATCCTAGTATAAATCCAGGTGTTTATTTGGAAATATATGATGATAAGTCCATTTCTAAAGTCTGTAGATTCTAGATCTGAGCTATTTGATCTGAAACATATTTTCCAGAAAATAACTTTTCTTTCACTTCTTTAAACGCATTGATTGTTTTATTCACATCATCTTCAGTATGAACTGCAGTAGGTATTAATCTTAGCATGATTACCCCTTTAGGGACAACGGGATATGTGACTATTGAGCAAAATATACCATAGTTTTCTCTTAAATCAACGGTGAGATTTGTTGCTTCACCAACTCCACCTGATAAAAAAACAGGTGTAACACAACTCTCTGTATCGCCTAAATTAAAACCATTTTCTTTTAACCCAGTTTGTAACTTTTTAGTAATACTCCATAGGCTATCTTTTAAGGACAAGTCATTTCGCATAACTTCTAGCCGTTTGAGTGCACCTATTACAAGAGGCATAGGTAGGGATTTTGCAAAAATTTGTGATCTTATGTTATATCTTAAATACTCGATTACATCATTATTCGAACTTATAAAAGCGCCAATACTAGAAAAACTTTTAGCAAAAGTTCCAAATACAATATCAATTTTATTCTGAACTCCTAAATATTCACCTGTTCCAGTACCATTTTTACCCATAGTTCCAACACCATGTGCATCATCTACATATAATCGAAAGTTAAATTGATCTTTTAATGCACAAATTTCTTTTAACTTTCCTAAATCGCCAGCCATACCAAAAACTCCCTCTGTAATTACTAAGATTCCACCACCAGTTTCAGTAGTGATTTTTTCAGCTCTTTCAAGTTGTGTTTTTAGTTTTTCAATATTATTATGAGGAAACTGGTATCTTTTACCTAAATGAAGCCTAACTCCGTCTAGAATACATGCATGACACTCAGAGTCATAAACAATTACATCCTGTCTATCAACTAATGCATCAATTGAAGAGTGCATGCCTTGATAGCCAAAATTTAATAAAATAGTGTCCTCTTTTTGCATGAAGCTAGAAAGATTTTTTTCAAGCTTTTCATGGTAAGATGTGTTTCCAGACATCATTCTTGAACCCATTGGAGTTCCCATTCCCCATTGTTTAGCTGATTCTTTATCAACTTTTCTTATTTCTGGGTGATTTGATAGTCCTAAATAATTATTAATGCTCCAACAAATAACTTTTTTGTTATTAAAAGTCATTGTACTTGCAATTTCACCCTCTAGTTTTGGGAATGTAAAGTAACCATGAGCATCTTTAGCGTGTTGACCAAGAGGACCTCGATTTTTTTTGATTTTTTCAAATAAATCCATGAGATATGTGCTGTTAATAAAATGCAAAAATACGATTTTAATAATAATTGAGTTATTATTAATAATATTAAAAATATGTATACTATATTTGTAGTATGAAAATTTTTCCTTTTTTCATTTCGATTTTACTCTTATTTTCCTGTAGTCAGTATCGTGCTTATCAACAGGTTTTAAAAAGCACAGACCCTAATTTTCAATATACTCAGGCAGTATCTTATTTTAATAATGGTGATTATGCACGTTCATTGGAATTGTTTGAGAACCTTTTAACCATTTTTAAAGGCGATGAGCTTGCAGAGGATATTTACTACTATTATGTTTATGCTAATTTTAACATAAATGATTATATGTCTACAATTTATCATGCTGATAATTTTGTAACAAATTTTATATTATCTCCTAAAAAAGAAGAAATCGCGTATTTATCTGCATATTGTCATTACCTGGATACACCAAGATCTAGTCTTGATCAAAGTAACACTCAAAAAGCTTTAAATAAGTTAGAAATGTTTATTGTTAATTATCCAGAGAGTGATAGCTTGGAACGTGTAACTAGTTTAGTTTTAGATCTTAATAAAAAACTGGAAAAAAAGCATTTTGATAATGCTAGGTTATATTATGATACTGGAAAATATAAATCTGCTATTTTTGCAATTGATTTTTTTCTAAATGATTTTCCAGAAACTAATTATTTGGAAGAAATTAGTTTTACTCAATTACTGTCGTATTATGAGTTAGCTAAAAATAGTGTAGACGAAAAGAAGTTACAAAGAATAAAAGAAGCTATATTTGCATGTGATAATTTTATTATCGTATTTGCTGATGGAGTATATTACGATGAAGCAAAAAATATTTATAAAAAATTAAAAGATATTGAAAATGGATTATAAAAAAACAAATGCTGCAAGAACTACAATTTCTAGAGATATGGAAGAATTATCTCAAAATTTTGGTGGTAATGTTTATGAATTAATTTCAGTTCTAAAAAAAAGAGCTAGTCAAATAGGCGTTGAAATTAAGGAGGAACTTATCAGTAAATTAGATGAATTTGCAACTCCTTCGGATACATTAGAAGAAGTTTTTGAGAATCAAGAACAGACTGAAATATCAAGATTTTATGAAAGATTACCTAAACCAACATTAATTGCTATTCATGAAATGATGGAGGATGAAATTTATATGAGGGAAGAGGTTAAAAAAGAAGATGATATTCAATTAGATGACAGTGAACTAGCATTAGAAGATGAGGCAGAAGATGTTGATAATAAATCAGATTCGGATACTAAATAAGAATTTCATTATTTAACTTATTAATTATCTTTATAATTTAATTGGTCTTATGCAAAAAGATACTACACAATCATATTTTTTTGGAAAAAATATTTTGATTGGTATTTCTGGTAGTATTGCTGCCTACAAGGTGCCTGACTTAGTTAGATTATTTATTAAAAGTGGTGCAAATGTTAAGGTTGTTCTAACCAAAGATGCAATTAATTTTGTCACTCCAATAACTCTTTCTACAGTTTCAAAAAACGACGTTATTTATGATTTTGTAGACAAAAAATCTAAAAGTTGGAATAACCATGTTGAATTAGGTCTTTGGGCTGATGTTTTTTTAATTGCTCCAGCAACTGCAAATACATTAGCAAAGATGGCTTCTGGTATGTGCGATAATATTTTACTTGCAACATATCTTTCATCTAAATGTATTATGTTTTGTGCTCCAGCAATGGATAGAGATATGTATCTGCATGGATCTACTTTAAAAAATCTACAAATTTTAAAAAATAGAGGAGTTAATATAATAGATGCTGAGTCGGGTGAATTAGCTAGTGGTTTATACGGTCTTGGTAGAATGTGTGATATTGAAAATATTATTTTGATTATAGGCAACTACCTAAATAAGACATTGCCACTAAGTGGAAAGAAAGTGCTAATAACTGCAGGCCCAACATATGAAAAAATAGATCCTGTGAGATTTATTGGTAACTTTTCATCTGGTAAAATGGGTTGTGAATTAGCCTTAAGGGCAGCTATGTTAGGTGCAAATGTATGTTTAGTGATTGGACCTTCTTACCAAACAGTTAATCATCCATTAATTCGTCGGATTAATATTGAAAATGCTCAACAAATGTTTGATGCCTGTGAAGATGAATTTAACTTTTGTGATATTGCTATATTTTCAGCTGCTGTCTCTGATTTTAAACCAAAAAAAACTTACACTACTAAGATTAAGGAAAAACTAAAATTAGTTTCATTAGAATCTAGTATTGATGTTTTAAAAACTTTATCTACAAAAAAGAAAGGACAATTTATTGTAGGTTTTGCACTAGAAACCCATAATGAAACACAAAATGCATTTAAAAAAATGAAAGATAAAAATATGGATATGATTGTCTTGAACTCTCTTAACGATGCTGGAGCTGGTTTTGGTCATGAAACAAATAAAATTAAAATCATTGATTGTAAGCAAAATATTAATGACTTTCCATTAATGAGTAAAGAAGCTGTTGCTGCATCTATATTTGATGAAATAATAATTAATCAAATATCGTTATCTAATGTAAAGGATATTATTAAATGAGATTTTTGTTTATATTTTTTTTACTTTCCCAAACTCTATTTTCTCAGGAGTTAAATTGCCGTATTAATATTAATTATTCTGCTATCCCTAGTCCAAATAAAGAAATGTTTAACTCAATGCGTCAAAGTATATATGAATTTATAAATAACACAAACTGGACGAATGATCTGTTTGAGAATGAAGAACGTATAGAGTGTACAATATTAATTCGTATAGATCAACAATTATCAACTGATGAATTTTCTGGATCAATTGCCGTTCAATCATCACGACCAATATTTAAAACATTATATAATAGTGCTTTATTAAATATTATTGATGATCAGTTTAGATTTAAGTATGTTGAATTTGAAACTTTGGAATTTAATGAAAACACACATCTTTCTAATTTAACATCTATTTTAGCTTATTATGCTTATTTAATTATTGGCATGGACTATGACACATTTTCCTTAAAGGGTGGAGATAAGTATTTCTTAAAAGCTCAGAAGATTATTGCAAATGCTCAAAATGATAATAATGCTACTGGATGGAA is a window of Flavobacteriales bacterium TMED191 DNA encoding:
- the coaBC gene encoding bifunctional phosphopantothenoylcysteine decarboxylase/phosphopantothenate--cysteine ligase CoaBC; protein product: MQKDTTQSYFFGKNILIGISGSIAAYKVPDLVRLFIKSGANVKVVLTKDAINFVTPITLSTVSKNDVIYDFVDKKSKSWNNHVELGLWADVFLIAPATANTLAKMASGMCDNILLATYLSSKCIMFCAPAMDRDMYLHGSTLKNLQILKNRGVNIIDAESGELASGLYGLGRMCDIENIILIIGNYLNKTLPLSGKKVLITAGPTYEKIDPVRFIGNFSSGKMGCELALRAAMLGANVCLVIGPSYQTVNHPLIRRINIENAQQMFDACEDEFNFCDIAIFSAAVSDFKPKKTYTTKIKEKLKLVSLESSIDVLKTLSTKKKGQFIVGFALETHNETQNAFKKMKDKNMDMIVLNSLNDAGAGFGHETNKIKIIDCKQNINDFPLMSKEAVAASIFDEIIINQISLSNVKDIIK
- a CDS encoding pyridoxal phosphate-dependent aminotransferase family protein — translated: MDLFEKIKKNRGPLGQHAKDAHGYFTFPKLEGEIASTMTFNNKKVICWSINNYLGLSNHPEIRKVDKESAKQWGMGTPMGSRMMSGNTSYHEKLEKNLSSFMQKEDTILLNFGYQGMHSSIDALVDRQDVIVYDSECHACILDGVRLHLGKRYQFPHNNIEKLKTQLERAEKITTETGGGILVITEGVFGMAGDLGKLKEICALKDQFNFRLYVDDAHGVGTMGKNGTGTGEYLGVQNKIDIVFGTFAKSFSSIGAFISSNNDVIEYLRYNIRSQIFAKSLPMPLVIGALKRLEVMRNDLSLKDSLWSITKKLQTGLKENGFNLGDTESCVTPVFLSGGVGEATNLTVDLRENYGIFCSIVTYPVVPKGVIMLRLIPTAVHTEDDVNKTINAFKEVKEKLFSGKYVSDQIAQI
- a CDS encoding DUF4835 family protein, which produces MRFLFIFFLLSQTLFSQELNCRININYSAIPSPNKEMFNSMRQSIYEFINNTNWTNDLFENEERIECTILIRIDQQLSTDEFSGSIAVQSSRPIFKTLYNSALLNIIDDQFRFKYVEFETLEFNENTHLSNLTSILAYYAYLIIGMDYDTFSLKGGDKYFLKAQKIIANAQNDNNATGWKSFEGLDNRYWLIENLLSPDFEKVRYFYYNYHFDGLDNFTEKPDMVRESIAQSIISLRDAWNQRQRGYLFTILFDTKTDEIVNIFSEGNLMQADELVNLLNQMQPTKSDKWQKILSND
- the bamD gene encoding outer membrane protein assembly factor BamD, with translation MKIFPFFISILLLFSCSQYRAYQQVLKSTDPNFQYTQAVSYFNNGDYARSLELFENLLTIFKGDELAEDIYYYYVYANFNINDYMSTIYHADNFVTNFILSPKKEEIAYLSAYCHYLDTPRSSLDQSNTQKALNKLEMFIVNYPESDSLERVTSLVLDLNKKLEKKHFDNARLYYDTGKYKSAIFAIDFFLNDFPETNYLEEISFTQLLSYYELAKNSVDEKKLQRIKEAIFACDNFIIVFADGVYYDEAKNIYKKLKDIENGL
- a CDS encoding RNA polymerase Rpb6 translates to MDYKKTNAARTTISRDMEELSQNFGGNVYELISVLKKRASQIGVEIKEELISKLDEFATPSDTLEEVFENQEQTEISRFYERLPKPTLIAIHEMMEDEIYMREEVKKEDDIQLDDSELALEDEAEDVDNKSDSDTK